Proteins encoded by one window of Brevibacterium atlanticum:
- a CDS encoding serine hydrolase translates to MSELDFDGLPGVRFSAVAFDIDSGENVFAHHEHDELDTASMGKVFLLHTALQMYKDGTLDLEERLHRRPSERVDESGIWYLMEQDDLSIFDVALLIGAFSDNFATNVLIRRVGLENVAAQVEKLGYSNSSLHDFLRWPRPAKAPRTLSTGTAAEISDFMARHAKDEFWDESTNEIFRRWLGAGADTSMVASAFDLDPLAHYNYQRDVWVWNKTGTNGTIRADAGIVMTRQRRVAYAVFANWEPGTDRVVDVMPIMREAGEAIHRFL, encoded by the coding sequence ATGAGCGAACTGGACTTCGACGGACTGCCGGGGGTGCGCTTCAGCGCTGTGGCCTTCGACATCGACAGCGGGGAGAATGTGTTCGCCCACCACGAGCACGACGAACTCGACACCGCCAGCATGGGCAAGGTGTTCCTGCTGCACACGGCGCTGCAGATGTACAAGGACGGCACTCTCGACCTGGAGGAACGTCTGCACCGCCGGCCGTCTGAACGGGTCGACGAGTCCGGGATCTGGTACCTCATGGAGCAGGACGATCTGAGCATCTTCGACGTGGCGCTGCTCATCGGGGCCTTCAGCGACAACTTCGCGACGAATGTGCTCATCCGTCGTGTCGGCCTCGAGAACGTTGCGGCGCAGGTGGAGAAGCTCGGGTACTCGAACTCGAGCCTGCACGACTTCCTGCGCTGGCCGCGACCGGCGAAGGCGCCGCGGACCCTGTCGACCGGTACGGCCGCGGAGATCAGCGATTTCATGGCCCGCCATGCGAAGGACGAGTTCTGGGATGAGTCGACGAACGAGATCTTCCGTCGCTGGTTGGGCGCCGGCGCGGACACGTCGATGGTCGCCTCGGCGTTCGATCTCGATCCCCTGGCCCACTACAACTACCAGCGCGACGTGTGGGTGTGGAACAAGACGGGCACGAACGGGACGATCCGGGCCGATGCCGGAATCGTCATGACGCGGCAGCGGCGCGTGGCCTATGCGGTCTTCGCGAACTGGGAGCCGGGCACCGACCGCGTCGTCGACGTCATGCCGATCATGCGCGAGGCCGGCGAGGCCATCCACCGATTCCTCTAG
- a CDS encoding S66 peptidase family protein, producing MADGAGVKVSSPYLGTAPLRPGDTVRLIAPSGPTDEESLLRAITQLESWGLRVVPGENVRARHPRVKYLAGTDEQRRSDLVDAWCDPDTDAVIALRGGYGAMRLLDGIDFDLMRRHLRRRDGRPKLLTGSSDITALHQAWEHHLGVATLFCPMVGNDPFKSSTVVPDEVASWLFHPWGGRELGFPADPAGAGEDVAGASAPAHPSLKWAKWSDESAGEPTISPTQDGAAATRRLSRARTLVPGTAQGRLGGGNLSLVAAGIGSPELLGASRWRETNGPTILMLEDVDEELYRLDNLMVQLVRGGWFASAEAVVLGSWEDCAPVDEVEALMMDYLGDAGIPIISEMGFGHDPDAPSVPLGVAVTLEAPADGQPRMWVDPAARTGSA from the coding sequence GTGGCAGATGGTGCGGGTGTGAAGGTGTCGAGCCCATACCTCGGCACCGCACCCCTGCGGCCCGGTGACACCGTGCGTCTCATCGCGCCGTCCGGGCCCACCGACGAGGAGTCGCTGCTGCGCGCGATCACCCAGCTCGAATCCTGGGGGCTTCGCGTCGTCCCGGGTGAGAACGTCCGCGCCCGGCATCCTCGGGTGAAGTATCTCGCCGGCACCGACGAGCAGCGCCGCAGCGACCTCGTCGACGCCTGGTGCGATCCGGACACCGATGCCGTCATCGCTCTGCGCGGCGGATACGGGGCGATGCGTCTGCTCGACGGCATCGACTTCGACCTCATGCGCCGACATCTGCGACGCCGAGACGGCCGGCCGAAGCTGCTCACCGGGTCCTCGGACATCACCGCCCTCCACCAGGCCTGGGAACACCACCTCGGGGTGGCGACCCTGTTCTGCCCGATGGTCGGCAACGACCCGTTCAAGAGTTCGACCGTGGTCCCAGACGAGGTGGCTTCCTGGCTCTTCCACCCCTGGGGCGGCCGCGAACTCGGTTTCCCGGCGGACCCAGCTGGTGCAGGCGAGGACGTTGCTGGCGCCTCCGCACCCGCCCACCCGTCGCTTAAGTGGGCGAAATGGTCGGATGAATCCGCCGGTGAGCCGACCATTTCGCCCACCCAAGACGGTGCTGCCGCGACCCGCCGGCTGAGCCGGGCGCGGACGTTGGTCCCGGGGACGGCGCAGGGCCGCCTCGGCGGGGGGAACCTCAGCCTCGTGGCGGCCGGGATCGGCAGTCCGGAACTGCTCGGTGCGAGCCGGTGGCGGGAGACGAACGGGCCGACGATTCTCATGCTCGAAGATGTCGACGAGGAGTTGTACCGGCTCGACAACCTCATGGTTCAGCTCGTCCGCGGCGGATGGTTCGCCTCGGCCGAGGCGGTGGTGCTCGGATCGTGGGAGGACTGCGCGCCGGTCGACGAGGTCGAGGCGCTGATGATGGACTACCTCGGCGATGCGGGCATTCCGATCATCAGCGAGATGGGATTCGGGCATGACCCGGATGCCCCGAGCGTGCCGCTCGGCGTCGCTGTCACGCTCGAAGCGCCGGCGGACGGGCAGCCGCGGATGTGGGTGGACCCGGCGGCCCGCACAGGCAGCGCGTGA
- a CDS encoding APC family permease: protein MSDKGSTTTVESGEGRQPETLKRVMGPKLLLLFIVGDILGTGVYALTGQVAGQVGGAGWAPVILAFAIALITAFSYMELVTKYPEAAGAALYTHKAFGIHFVTFLVAFAVLSSGITSASTASNVFAANMVAGFGWDISGTGVMWIALGFLTLVAAINLRGVGESVWFNVFLTLIELTGLLLVIVVGFFALGSGSADFSRVMIFETADDKSVFLAITGATALAFFSMVGFEDSVNMVEETKDPRIFPKIMLSGLSITGVIYVLVSIVAVAAVPIGQLSESETPLLDVVRAGAPGIPIDAIFPFMTMFAVANSALINMLMASRLLYGMAKQNVLPPVFAKVLAGRRSPWVSIIFTTLIAYALIISVTTILPESVTASLGGTTSLLLLAVFAVVNVAVLILRKQKAAHEHFKAPTFLPWIGVFSCAFLVGPWARLDDLIQYQIAVALVGIGVVLWVITWLWNRSTKGTSTRFRNPEELT from the coding sequence ATGAGCGACAAGGGATCGACGACCACGGTCGAATCAGGTGAGGGGCGGCAGCCCGAGACCCTCAAGCGGGTCATGGGGCCGAAGCTTCTCCTCCTGTTCATCGTCGGCGACATCCTCGGAACGGGCGTCTACGCGCTCACCGGCCAGGTGGCGGGGCAGGTCGGCGGTGCCGGCTGGGCGCCGGTCATCCTCGCCTTCGCGATCGCCCTCATCACGGCGTTCTCGTATATGGAGCTCGTCACGAAGTACCCGGAGGCCGCGGGCGCCGCGCTGTATACGCACAAGGCGTTCGGGATCCACTTCGTCACCTTCCTCGTTGCCTTCGCCGTCCTCAGTTCGGGCATCACCTCGGCGTCGACGGCCTCGAATGTGTTCGCGGCGAATATGGTCGCCGGCTTCGGCTGGGACATCTCGGGCACCGGCGTGATGTGGATTGCGCTCGGATTCCTCACCCTCGTCGCAGCGATCAACCTCCGCGGTGTCGGCGAGAGTGTCTGGTTCAATGTCTTCCTCACTCTCATCGAACTGACCGGTCTGCTGCTCGTCATCGTCGTCGGCTTCTTCGCGCTGGGGTCCGGCAGCGCCGACTTCTCGCGGGTGATGATCTTCGAGACCGCCGACGACAAGAGCGTGTTCCTCGCGATCACCGGTGCGACGGCGCTCGCCTTCTTCTCGATGGTCGGGTTCGAGGACTCGGTGAACATGGTCGAGGAGACGAAGGACCCGCGGATCTTCCCGAAGATCATGCTCTCGGGACTCTCGATCACCGGTGTGATCTACGTGCTCGTGTCCATCGTCGCGGTCGCGGCGGTTCCGATCGGTCAGCTCTCCGAGAGCGAGACCCCGCTCCTCGACGTCGTCCGGGCCGGTGCGCCCGGGATCCCGATCGACGCGATCTTCCCGTTCATGACGATGTTCGCCGTCGCGAACTCCGCACTCATCAACATGCTCATGGCCAGCCGCCTGCTCTACGGCATGGCGAAGCAGAACGTGCTCCCGCCGGTGTTCGCGAAGGTGCTGGCCGGCCGCCGGTCGCCGTGGGTGTCGATCATCTTCACGACGCTCATCGCCTACGCGCTCATCATCTCGGTGACGACGATCCTGCCCGAATCGGTGACTGCGTCGCTGGGCGGCACCACCTCGCTGCTGCTGCTCGCGGTCTTCGCCGTCGTCAACGTCGCCGTGCTCATCCTGCGCAAGCAGAAGGCTGCGCACGAGCACTTCAAGGCGCCGACCTTCCTGCCGTGGATCGGCGTGTTCAGCTGCGCGTTCCTCGTCGGTCCGTGGGCACGCCTCGATGACCTCATCCAGTATCAGATCGCGGTCGCGCTCGTCGGCATCGGCGTCGTCCTGTGGGTCATCACCTGGCTGTGGAACCGTTCGACGAAGGGCACGAGCACCCGCTTCCGCAATCCCGAGGAACTGACGTGA
- a CDS encoding dipeptidase: MSIDVFDGHNDLAWFLREERDYSVEGLNDPAVSPFTTMDQLAAGNVSAQYWSVYVHSSITGADAVKATWEQIDAVNRVVSAYPERLAYARTAADVRAARAAGKVASLMGVEGGQQIDESLALLRSYARAGARYMTLTWSTTHSWADSATDDPHHGGLSEFGREVVAEMNRIGMIVDLSHVAPSVMHQSLDISTLPVIFSHSCAYGLNPHPRNIPDEVLDRVPGNGGVAMMTFVPSFVSNERREWVEAGENGTAPEVTVAQVADHCDYVRERIGIDHIGLGGDICGVDELPTGLGDAGQYPNLFAELGDRGWSEADLRKLGFDNALRVLDAHEEAYTAFLGTPAPTGTPSADGTAASAGWES; this comes from the coding sequence ATGAGCATCGACGTCTTCGACGGACACAACGACCTCGCCTGGTTCCTGCGCGAAGAGCGCGACTACAGCGTCGAGGGCCTCAATGACCCGGCAGTCTCGCCGTTCACCACGATGGATCAGCTGGCGGCCGGGAACGTCTCCGCGCAGTACTGGTCCGTCTACGTCCACTCCTCGATCACCGGGGCGGATGCCGTCAAGGCGACGTGGGAGCAGATCGACGCGGTCAATCGCGTGGTCAGCGCTTATCCCGAACGACTCGCCTACGCCCGCACTGCCGCCGACGTCCGCGCCGCTCGCGCCGCCGGGAAGGTCGCTTCCCTCATGGGTGTCGAGGGCGGCCAGCAGATCGACGAGTCGCTTGCGCTGCTGCGCTCGTACGCCCGCGCCGGTGCCCGGTACATGACGCTGACCTGGTCGACGACGCACTCCTGGGCCGACTCGGCCACGGACGACCCGCACCACGGGGGCCTGAGCGAATTCGGCCGCGAGGTCGTCGCGGAGATGAACCGGATCGGCATGATCGTCGACCTCTCCCACGTCGCGCCGTCCGTGATGCACCAGTCGCTGGATATCAGCACGCTGCCCGTGATCTTCAGTCACTCGTGCGCGTACGGCCTCAACCCGCACCCGCGCAACATCCCCGACGAAGTCCTCGATCGCGTGCCCGGAAACGGGGGAGTGGCGATGATGACGTTCGTGCCCTCGTTCGTCTCGAACGAGCGTCGCGAATGGGTCGAAGCCGGGGAGAACGGCACCGCCCCCGAGGTGACCGTGGCCCAGGTCGCCGACCACTGCGATTACGTACGCGAGAGGATCGGCATCGACCACATCGGGCTCGGCGGCGACATCTGCGGAGTCGATGAGCTGCCGACCGGACTCGGCGACGCGGGTCAGTACCCGAACCTCTTCGCCGAACTCGGCGACCGCGGCTGGTCGGAGGCCGACCTGCGCAAGCTCGGCTTCGACAATGCGCTGCGCGTCCTCGACGCGCACGAGGAGGCGTACACCGCCTTCCTCGGCACGCCGGCACCTACCGGCACGCCCTCAGCCGACGGCACAGCCGCCTCGGCGGGGTGGGAATCATGA
- a CDS encoding type 1 glutamine amidotransferase has product MTRLLVIVNDIESQPGQLTRWMISENVEFDLRIGGVSPLPGPDSLGEYDGLVMLGGGYMPDETDRAPWLADEAALVRRALETDLPQFGICLGGQLIAHVIGGDVRAQTGAPEKGYTRIDATAEAVDDLVFSAIRPRTSFVESHVDRIVSLPGEATLLARSEACEFQAFRVGRAWGTQFHPEATRENILRWDAEKLRTLGFDKATLLDEAKELGPESERDAKALFTAFLDVVRS; this is encoded by the coding sequence ATGACCCGGCTGCTCGTCATCGTCAATGACATCGAGTCTCAGCCGGGGCAGCTGACGCGGTGGATGATCAGCGAGAACGTCGAGTTCGACCTGCGCATCGGGGGTGTCTCGCCGCTGCCGGGGCCCGATTCGCTCGGTGAGTATGACGGGCTGGTCATGCTCGGCGGCGGGTATATGCCTGATGAGACGGACCGGGCGCCGTGGCTGGCCGATGAGGCCGCGCTCGTGCGGCGCGCGTTGGAGACGGATCTGCCGCAGTTCGGAATCTGTCTCGGCGGGCAGCTCATCGCGCACGTCATCGGCGGTGACGTGCGCGCACAGACCGGGGCGCCGGAGAAGGGGTACACGAGGATCGATGCTACCGCCGAGGCGGTCGACGACCTCGTGTTCTCCGCGATCCGACCGCGGACGTCGTTCGTCGAAAGCCATGTCGATCGCATCGTCTCGCTGCCGGGGGAAGCGACGCTGCTGGCGCGCAGCGAGGCCTGCGAGTTCCAGGCGTTCCGGGTCGGCCGGGCCTGGGGGACGCAGTTCCATCCCGAGGCGACACGAGAGAACATTCTGCGATGGGATGCGGAGAAACTGCGGACACTCGGGTTCGATAAAGCTACGCTGTTGGATGAAGCGAAGGAGCTTGGGCCTGAGAGCGAACGTGACGCGAAGGCACTGTTCACTGCGTTTCTCGATGTTGTGCGGAGCTGA